In Rouxiella sp. WC2420, the following proteins share a genomic window:
- the argF gene encoding ornithine carbamoyltransferase, whose amino-acid sequence MSLLSKRHFLRLLDFTPSEIATLLKLSADLKTAKKNGSEKRYLQGKNIALIFEKDSTRTRCSFEVAAYDQGAQVTYLGPSGSQIGHKESMKDTARVLGRMYDGIQYRGFGQENVETLAEYAGVPVWNGLTNEFHPTQLLADLLTMQEQLPGKELSQMSLAYLGDARNNMGNTLLEAAALCGLDLRLVAPAACWPDAELVENCKHLAQENGGNITLTDDIDVGVKGADFLYTDVWVSMGEPKEVWKERINLLRAYQVNMAMIAKTGNPQVKFLHCLPAFHDDQTTLGRQMAEEYNLPGGMEVSNEVFESAHSVVFDQAENRMHTIKAVMVATLGSL is encoded by the coding sequence ATGAGTCTGTTAAGCAAACGCCATTTTCTAAGGCTGCTGGATTTTACCCCGTCAGAAATCGCAACCCTGCTGAAACTGTCGGCTGATTTGAAAACTGCCAAGAAAAACGGCAGCGAAAAACGTTATCTGCAAGGCAAGAATATTGCGCTCATCTTCGAAAAAGACTCAACTCGTACCCGATGCTCTTTCGAAGTTGCCGCTTACGATCAGGGAGCACAAGTTACTTACCTCGGCCCGAGCGGTAGCCAGATTGGCCATAAAGAGTCGATGAAGGACACTGCGCGAGTGCTGGGCAGAATGTACGATGGCATCCAGTATCGCGGCTTTGGTCAGGAAAACGTCGAGACATTGGCTGAATACGCCGGAGTGCCCGTCTGGAACGGGCTGACCAATGAGTTTCATCCTACCCAACTTTTGGCCGATCTGCTGACCATGCAGGAACAGCTGCCGGGGAAAGAATTGTCGCAGATGTCGCTCGCCTATCTTGGCGATGCGCGCAATAACATGGGTAACACGCTGCTTGAAGCGGCGGCGCTGTGCGGGTTGGATCTGCGTTTAGTTGCACCTGCTGCCTGCTGGCCGGATGCCGAGCTGGTTGAAAACTGCAAACATCTGGCGCAGGAGAACGGCGGCAACATTACCTTGACCGATGATATCGACGTTGGCGTTAAAGGCGCCGACTTCCTTTATACCGACGTTTGGGTCTCAATGGGCGAGCCGAAGGAAGTATGGAAAGAGCGCATTAATCTGCTACGTGCTTATCAGGTGAATATGGCAATGATTGCCAAAACAGGCAATCCTCAGGTCAAGTTCCTGCACTGCCTGCCGGCTTTCCATGATGACCAAACCACATTGGGCCGTCAGATGGCTGAAGAATACAATTTGCCGGGTGGCATGGAAGTGTCGAACGAAGTGTTTGAATCGGCGCACAGCGTAGTATTCGACCAGGCTGAAAATCGCATGCACACCATTAAAGCGGTTATGGTTGCCACCCTCGGCAGCCTGTAA
- a CDS encoding GNAT family N-acetyltransferase yields MTTAVKTQQNVVVRRITCDDNAEIARVIRAVSAEFGLTADKGYTVADPNLDTLCEMYSQPRSAYWVVELDGQIAGGGGVSALIGADDDVCELQKMYFMPSLRGKGLAKRLAIQVMAHAKEQGFKRCYLETTASLTQAIALYEHLGFEHINGAMGSTGHVDCEVTMLKTL; encoded by the coding sequence ATGACTACAGCCGTGAAAACACAACAGAACGTCGTGGTGCGCCGCATCACTTGCGATGACAATGCCGAAATCGCAAGGGTGATCCGCGCCGTGTCTGCAGAATTTGGTTTAACTGCCGATAAAGGCTATACCGTGGCCGATCCCAATCTGGATACCTTGTGCGAAATGTACAGCCAGCCGCGCAGCGCCTATTGGGTCGTCGAGCTTGACGGGCAGATAGCCGGAGGCGGCGGTGTTTCCGCACTAATCGGCGCTGATGACGACGTATGCGAATTGCAGAAGATGTATTTTATGCCGAGCCTGCGCGGTAAAGGGCTGGCCAAACGCCTGGCGATTCAGGTGATGGCTCACGCCAAAGAGCAGGGCTTCAAACGGTGTTATCTTGAAACTACCGCCAGCCTGACTCAAGCGATTGCGCTTTACGAGCATCTTGGCTTCGAACATATCAACGGCGCGATGGGCAGCACCGGCCACGTCGACTGTGAAGTCACAATGCTGAAAACTCTTTAA
- the rraB gene encoding ribonuclease E inhibitor RraB codes for MANRELLDEQRNETRLIIEELLEDGSDPDALYTIEHHFSSEKFEVLERAAVEAFKLGYEVTDAEELEIEDGSVVMCCDVISEVALNAELIDTQVEQLVALAEANGVNYDGWGTYFEDPNGEDGDEEEFDEEDEEEDEHVAPKNVIDKDDDGKRH; via the coding sequence ATGGCAAACCGTGAATTGCTAGACGAACAACGTAATGAGACCCGCTTAATCATCGAAGAGCTGTTGGAAGACGGCAGCGATCCTGACGCGCTTTACACTATTGAGCATCATTTCTCTTCCGAGAAATTCGAAGTTTTAGAGCGAGCAGCGGTAGAAGCCTTCAAACTGGGCTATGAAGTGACTGATGCCGAAGAGCTGGAAATTGAAGATGGCTCCGTGGTGATGTGCTGTGATGTGATTAGCGAAGTTGCGCTGAATGCTGAACTGATCGACACCCAGGTTGAGCAGCTGGTGGCGCTGGCTGAAGCTAACGGCGTCAACTATGACGGCTGGGGCACCTATTTTGAAGATCCGAACGGCGAAGACGGCGACGAAGAAGAATTCGACGAAGAAGATGAAGAAGAAGACGAGCACGTTGCCCCTAAAAACGTGATCGACAAAGATGACGACGGCAAACGCCACTAA
- a CDS encoding valine--tRNA ligase, whose translation MDKTYNPQDIEQPLYEHWEEQGYFKPNGDTSKESFCIMIPPPNVTGSLHMGHAFQQTIMDAMIRYQRMQGKNTLWQAGTDHAGIATQMVVERKIAAEEGKTRKDYGREAFIDKIWEWKSESGGTITRQMRRLGDSVDWERERFTMDEGLSNAVREVFVRLYKEDLIYRGKRLVNWDPKLRTAISDLEVENRESKGSIWHLRYPLADGVKTADGKDYLVVATTRPETELGDAGVAVNPEDPRYKDLIGKEVILPLVGRRIPVLGDEHADMDKGTGCVKITPAHDFNDYEVGKRHGLPMINILTFDGDIRQTAEVFDTKGEESDACSNEIPEQFRGLERFAARKAIVAAFEELGLLEDIKPHDLTIPYGDRGGVVIEPMLTDQWYVRTAPLAKVAVEAVEQGEINFVPKQYENMYFSWMRDIQDWCISRQLWWGHRIPAWYDAEGKVYVGRDEEEVRSENNLGADVVLSQDEDVLDTWFSSGLWTFSTLGWPNETPDLKAFHPSSVVVSGFDIIFFWIARMIMMTMHFVKDENGKPQVPFNTVYMTGLIRDDEGQKMSKSKGNVIDPLDMIDGISLEDLLEKRTGNMMQPQLAEKIRKRTEKQFPNGIEPHGTDALRFTLAALASTGRDINWDMKRLEGYRNFCNKLWNASRFVLMNTEDQDCGLSAGELQLSLADRWILAEYNRTVKAYREALDGYRFDLAASILYEFTWNQFCDWYLELTKPVMNNGTEAQLRGTRHTLVEVLEGLLRLAHPIIPFITETIWQSVKPLKGITADTIMLQPFPEYSADKADEAALVDLEWIKQAIIAIRNVRAEMNIAPGKPLELLLRGASADAQRRVEQNLSFIKSLARLESITVLVAGDKGPVSVTKLVEGAELLIPMAGLVDKEAELERLNKEIAKLDAEVERIEAKLSNEGFVARAPEAVVAKERERLQAFAEAKVKIQEQQVTIAAL comes from the coding sequence ATGGATAAGACATATAACCCGCAAGATATCGAGCAACCGCTTTACGAGCACTGGGAAGAACAGGGCTATTTCAAGCCTAACGGTGATACCAGTAAGGAAAGCTTCTGCATCATGATCCCGCCGCCGAACGTTACCGGTAGCTTGCATATGGGTCACGCTTTCCAGCAAACCATCATGGACGCCATGATCCGCTATCAGCGCATGCAGGGTAAAAACACCCTGTGGCAGGCGGGAACCGACCATGCCGGTATTGCTACTCAGATGGTAGTAGAGCGCAAAATTGCTGCTGAAGAAGGCAAGACTCGCAAAGACTACGGTCGCGAAGCCTTTATCGACAAAATCTGGGAATGGAAATCAGAATCGGGCGGCACTATTACCCGCCAGATGCGCCGTCTGGGCGATTCCGTGGACTGGGAGCGCGAGCGCTTCACCATGGACGAAGGCCTGTCAAACGCCGTTCGTGAAGTGTTTGTTCGACTGTACAAAGAAGACCTGATTTACCGCGGCAAGCGCCTGGTGAACTGGGATCCGAAACTGCGTACTGCGATTTCCGACCTCGAAGTTGAAAACCGTGAATCCAAAGGTTCCATCTGGCACCTGCGCTATCCGCTGGCTGACGGCGTGAAAACCGCTGACGGTAAAGACTATCTGGTGGTTGCGACCACCCGTCCCGAAACCGAGCTGGGCGATGCCGGTGTTGCCGTTAATCCAGAAGATCCGCGTTATAAAGATCTGATCGGTAAAGAAGTTATCCTGCCATTGGTAGGCCGCCGCATTCCTGTTCTTGGCGACGAACACGCCGATATGGATAAAGGCACCGGCTGTGTGAAAATCACCCCAGCCCACGACTTTAACGACTATGAAGTCGGTAAACGTCACGGCCTGCCGATGATCAACATTCTGACTTTCGACGGCGATATCCGCCAGACCGCCGAGGTGTTCGACACCAAAGGCGAAGAAAGCGACGCGTGCAGCAATGAAATTCCCGAGCAGTTCCGTGGCCTGGAGCGCTTCGCAGCGCGTAAAGCCATCGTTGCCGCCTTCGAAGAATTGGGCCTGCTGGAAGACATCAAGCCTCATGATTTAACCATTCCCTATGGCGACCGTGGCGGCGTAGTTATCGAGCCAATGCTAACCGACCAGTGGTACGTGCGTACTGCTCCGCTGGCAAAAGTTGCCGTTGAAGCGGTCGAGCAAGGCGAGATCAACTTTGTACCAAAACAGTATGAAAACATGTACTTCAGCTGGATGCGCGACATTCAGGACTGGTGTATTTCTCGTCAGCTGTGGTGGGGTCACCGTATCCCGGCCTGGTACGACGCTGAAGGCAAAGTTTACGTCGGTCGTGACGAAGAAGAAGTGCGCAGCGAAAACAACCTGGGCGCAGACGTTGTTCTGAGCCAGGACGAAGACGTGCTGGACACCTGGTTCTCTTCTGGCCTGTGGACCTTCTCGACGCTGGGCTGGCCAAACGAAACGCCAGACCTGAAAGCTTTCCATCCTTCAAGCGTTGTGGTCAGCGGCTTTGACATTATCTTCTTCTGGATCGCCCGCATGATCATGATGACCATGCATTTCGTGAAAGACGAAAACGGCAAGCCACAGGTTCCGTTTAACACTGTTTATATGACCGGCCTGATCCGCGATGACGAAGGGCAAAAAATGTCCAAGTCGAAAGGTAACGTTATCGATCCACTGGACATGATCGACGGTATCTCGCTGGAAGATTTGCTGGAGAAACGCACCGGTAACATGATGCAGCCGCAGCTGGCGGAAAAAATCCGCAAGCGCACCGAAAAGCAGTTCCCGAACGGTATTGAACCGCACGGCACCGACGCCCTGCGCTTTACCCTGGCGGCGCTTGCCTCGACGGGCCGTGACATCAACTGGGACATGAAGCGTCTTGAAGGCTACCGCAACTTCTGTAACAAGCTGTGGAATGCCAGCCGTTTCGTGCTGATGAACACTGAAGATCAAGACTGTGGTCTGAGCGCCGGCGAGCTGCAACTGTCTCTGGCTGACCGCTGGATCCTGGCAGAATATAACCGTACCGTAAAAGCTTACCGTGAAGCATTGGACGGCTACCGCTTCGACCTGGCGGCCAGCATTCTATATGAATTCACTTGGAACCAGTTCTGCGACTGGTATCTGGAACTGACCAAGCCAGTTATGAATAACGGCACCGAAGCTCAGCTTCGCGGCACTCGCCATACGCTGGTAGAAGTGTTGGAAGGCCTGCTACGCCTGGCGCACCCGATTATTCCATTCATTACCGAAACCATCTGGCAGAGCGTGAAACCGCTGAAAGGCATCACAGCTGACACAATCATGCTGCAACCTTTCCCGGAATACTCGGCGGATAAAGCCGATGAGGCCGCGCTGGTCGATCTCGAATGGATCAAGCAGGCGATCATCGCTATCCGTAACGTGCGTGCTGAAATGAATATCGCACCGGGCAAACCTCTCGAGCTGTTGCTGCGTGGCGCAAGCGCCGATGCACAGCGTCGCGTCGAGCAGAACCTGAGCTTTATCAAATCACTGGCGCGTCTGGAGTCAATCACCGTGCTGGTTGCGGGCGATAAAGGTCCAGTTTCTGTGACCAAACTGGTTGAGGGTGCAGAACTGCTGATCCCGATGGCCGGTCTGGTCGATAAGGAAGCAGAACTGGAACGTTTGAACAAAGAGATCGCCAAACTTGACGCAGAAGTTGAACGTATCGAAGCCAAGCTTTCCAACGAAGGTTTTGTGGCTCGCGCTCCTGAAGCCGTAGTTGCTAAAGAACGCGAAAGACTGCAAGCATTTGCCGAAGCCAAAGTTAAGATTCAAGAACAGCAGGTTACTATCGCTGCTCTGTAA